The Pandoraea vervacti DNA window GCGACATCGAATACCTGCGTGACGCCGGCCGTCGCTTCGACTTCGTGGTCGAACAGATGCCGACGATCGCGCACGACGGCGTGCGCATTTCCAGCTCGGAAGTGCGCAGCGCGCTTGCCGAGGGCAACTTCGAGCGCGCCCATGCGCTGCTCGGTCGTCCGTACGCCATTACCGGCCACGTCGTGCATGGCATGAAGCTCGGCCGCAAACTCGGCTTCCCGACGCTCAACCTGCGCATTGCCCACAAGCACCCTGCCCTGACGGGCATTTTCGTGGTGCAGGTGCACGGCCTGGCGGACAAACCGCTGCCGGCCGTGGCAAGCCTCGGCCTGCGCCCGACCGTGGACGATTCCGGCCGCGTGCTCCTGGAAGTGCATCTGCTCGACTTCGTTGGCGATTGCTACGGCAAGCTGGTGCGCGTGGAATTTTTGCAGAAGCTGCGTGACGAAGCGAAATTCGACGGGCTGGCCGAGCTCGAAGCCGCCATCGCGCAGGACACGCGCGAGGCTCGCGCGTATTTCGCCCACGCGCTCGATGCCAACAGCCCGAGCGCACGACGCGACTTCGCCACCTCGGCTACCGACCGAATTAGTTGATCTTCGCCCGCGAGCGTCGGCGCCAAGCGCCTCGCGCGCGGCCAGCCGCCTCTGGCACCTGCCCGGGCGTCGCATTGCCGGCCTCAGAACACGTCAGGTGCGTCAGGCACCGAGGCCCAAGTCGACGTCACCGGCGCGAGCGCCCCACACCGACATTCCAAATTCGAAGCGTTGCACCATGAGCGAAAAGAAAGCCCCAAGCAAATATCCCGTCAACCTGCTGGACACGCCGTTCCCGATGCGCGGCGACCTGCCCAAGCGCGAGCCGCTGTGGGTCAGGCAATGGCAGGAAAAGAAGATCTACGACAAGATCCGCAAAGCCAGCAAGGGTCGCCCGAAATTCATCCTGCATGACGGCCCGCCGTATGCGAACGGCGACATCCATATCGGTCACGCGGTCAACAAGATCCTCAAGGACATGATCGTCAAGGCACGCAGCCTCGCGGGCTTCGACGCCGCTTACGTGCCGGGCTGGGACTGCCACGGCATGCCCATCGAAATCCAGATCGAAAAGCAGTTCGGCAAGCACCTGCCGGTGCGCGAAGTGCAGGAAAAGGCGCGCGCCTACGCCGCTGTCCAGATCGAGCGCCAGAAGGCGGACTTCGAGCGACTCGGCGTGCTCGGCGATTGGGACAATCCGTACAAGACCATGAACTTCTCGAACGAAGCCGACGAGCTTCGTGCGCTGGCGAAGATTCTGGAGAACGGCTATGTGTATCGCGGGCTGAAGCCCGTGAACTGGTGTTTCGACTGCGGCTCGGCACTGGCCGAAGCGGAAGTCGAGTACAAGGACAAGACCGATCTGGCCATCGACGTGGGTTTCGCGTTCGCCGAGCCGGAAAAGGTCGCCAAGGCCTTTGGCCTGTCGAAACTGCCGCGCGACGACGGCTACATCGTCATCTGGACGACCACCCCGTGGACGATCCCGTCGAACCAGGCGCTCAACGTGCATCCGGAAGTGGAGTACGCCCTCGTGTCGACCGAGCGCGGCCTGCTCATCCTCGCGACAGACCGCGTCGACGAGTGCCTGAAGACGTACGGCCTGCACGGCGAGATCATCGCGCGCACCCAGGGCGAAGCGCTCTCGCTGCTCCGCTTCCGTCACCCGCTCGCGGCGGTGGCCGCCGCCAACGGGGGATATGACCGCACGTCCCCTGTCTACCTCGGCGACTACGTGACGACCGATACCGGTACCGGTATTGTCCACTCGGCCCCGGCCTACGGCGTGGAGGACTTCGTGTCGTGCAAGGCGCACGACATGCCGGATTCGGAAATCCGCATGCCGGTGCTGGGCGACGGCCGTTATCAGGACAGCCTGCCGCTGTTCGGCGGGCAGTCGATCTGGGACGCCAACCCGCAGATCGTCGAAGCGCTGCGCGAGGCAGGCTCGCTGTTCCATTCGTTCAAGTACACGCACAGCTACATGCACTGCTGGCGCCACAAGTCGCCGATCATCTATCGCGCGACGAACCAGTGGTTCGCCGGCATGGACGTGAAGCCGGTCGACGGTGCGCCGGGCAACGGCCAGACGCTGCGCGAGATCGCGCTCGCCGGTATCGAAGCCACGGAGTTCTTCCCGTCCTGGGGCAAGCAACGCCTGCACAACATGATCGCGCATCGCCCGGACTGGACGCTCTCGCGCCAGCGCCAATGGGGCGTGCCGATGGCGTTCTTCGTCCACAAGGAAACCGGCGCCCTGCACCCGCGCACGCCGGAACTGCTCGAAGCCGTGGCCAAGCGCGTGGAGCTCGAAGGCATCGAAGCCTGGCAGACGCTCGACCCGGTCGAACTGCTCGGCGACGAAGCCAAGGATTACGTGAAGAACCGCGACACGCTCGACGTGTGGTTCGACTCGGGCACCACCCATTGGCACGTGCTGCGCGGCTCGCACGCGCACGAACTCGGCTTCCCGGCGGACCTGTATCTGGAGGGCTCTGACCAGCACCGCGGCTGGTTCCACTCGTCGCTGCTGACCGCATCGATGCTTGATGGCCGCCCGCCCTACAAGGCGCTGCTCACGCACGGCTTCACGGTTGACGGTCAGGGCCGCAAGATGTCGAAGTCGATCGGCAACACCATCGTGCCGCAGGAAGTCGCGGGCAAGCTGGGCGCCGAAATCATTCGCCTGTGGGTGGCGTCGACCGACTATTCGGGCGAGTTGTCGATCTCGGACGAAATCCTCAAGCGCGTGGTCGAGAGCTACCGCCGTATCCGCAATACGCTGCGCTTCCTGCTCGCCAACCTCGCCGACTACGATCACGCGAAGCACGCCATGGCGGCGGACCAGTGGCTCGAGATCGACCGCTACGCCGTGGCGCTGGCGCAATCGCTGCAAACCGAAGTGCTCGGCCATTACGACCGCTACGAGTTCCACCCGGTCGTGTCCAAGCTCCAGACGTTCTGCTCGGAGGACCTCGGCGGTTTCTACCTCGACATTCTGAAGGACCGTCTGTACACGAGCGCGCCCGATGCGCCGGCACGCCGCGCGGCCCAGAACGCGCTCTATCACATCACGCACGGCCTGCTCAAGGTGATGGCCCCGTTCCTCTCGTTCACGGCGGAAGAAGCCTGGCAGGTGTTCCAACCGGGCAACGACACGATCTTCACGGAAACGTACTACGCGTATCCGGAAGTGGCGCAAGGCACGCGCCTGCTCGAGAAATGGCATCTGCTGCGCACCGTGCGCGGCGACGTCACCAAGGCGCTCGAAGAAGCGCGCGCCGCCGAGCAGATCGGCTCGTCGCTGCAAGCGGAAGTCGATGTGCGTGTCTCAGGCCGCAAGTACGATGTGCTCGCCAGCCTTGGCGACGATCTGCGCTTCGTGCTGATCACGTCGGCCGCCAAGGTCACGCAGGTCGCCTCGGACGCCGAAGAAGGCGTGGTCGTCACCCCGTCGACGCATCAGAAGTGCGAGCGCTGCTGGCACTATCGTGAGGACGTTGGCGCAGACACGGCTCACCCGACCCTTTGCGGCCGTTGTGTGTCGAATCTGTTCGGCAGCGGCGAACACCGGAGCGCGGCATAATGGCAAGCAAGGCAGGCGCCCGCGCGGGCGCAAAGCGTACCTCGGCAGGGGCAGCCCGCAGTGGCAGCACTTTCGGACTGGCGCCGTGGCTGGGGATCGCGGTCATTGCGATCCTGCTCGATCAGGTCACCAAGCTCACGATTCTGAAGACGTTCCAGTACGGCGAATTCCGCCCGCTGACGTCGTTCTTCAATCTCGTGCTGGTGTACAACAAGGGCGCGGCGTTCAGCTTTCTGGCGGCCGCCGGCGGTTGGCAGCGCTGGTTCTTCACGTTGCTCGGCGTGGTAGCGGCCACGGTCATCGTCTGGCTGCTCAAGCGCCACAACGGCCAGAAGATGTTCTGCCTGTCGCTGTCGCTGATTCTGGGCGGCGCCCTGGGGAATGTGATCGACCGGGTGATCTACGGTCACGTGATCGACTTTCTGGACTTTCACGTCGGCGGCTGGCACTGGCCGGCGTTCAACGTGGCCGACTCGGCCATTTGCGTGGGCGCGGTGCTGCTGGTGATCGACGAGTTGCGACGCGTTCGGCGCGGCAAGTAGCCCTGACTTGCCGCATCACGATCTGCGCAAAGATCGGCAACACGCTCAGCGGCACGATTCGCTCACGCCTGGCGCGCGGGCGAATCGACGAGAGCAGCAAACACCGTCGCGGCGCCCTGGAGGCGCCGCGCGGCACTTTGGAGGAGGCTTTTTCCTATGGAACGCGGTGAACTGGCTGGCAAGACCATCGTCCTCGGCCTGACGGGCGGCATCGCCTGCTACAAGTCGGCCGAGCTCACGCGGCTGCTCATCAAGGCCGGGGCGACGGTGCAGGTCGTCATGACCGAAGCCGCCACGCAATTCATCACGCCGCTCACGATGCAGGCACTCTCGGGACGCCCGGTCTTCACGAGTCAGTGGGACAACCGCATCGACAACAACATGGCGCACATCGACCTCTCGCGCGAAGCCGACGCCATCCTTGTCGCGCCCACCTCCACCGATTTTCTCGCCAAGCTCGCGCACGGCATGGCCGACGATCTGCTCTCCACGCTGTGCGTAGCGCGCGACTGTCCGTTGCTCGTCGCGCCCGCGATGAACCGCCAGATGTGGGCAAATCCGGCGACGCAGCGCAACGCCGCGACGCTGCGCGGCGACGGCGTTACGATACTCGGGCCCGGCAGCGGCGATCAGGCATGCGGTGAAATCGGCGATGGTCGCATGCTCGAACCGGAAGATCTCTACGAAGCGCTCGCGGGGTTCTTTCAGACGAAGCGCCTGGCCGGACGCCGTGTCCTCATTACCGCCGGCCCCACGTTCGAGCCCATCGACCCCGTGCGCGGACTGACCAATCTGTCGAGCGGCAAGATGGGTTTCGCGCTCGCGCGCGCGGCGGCGCAGGCCGGTGCGGACGTCCATCTCATTGCCGGTCCGACCTCGCTAGCGACGCCCTACGGAGTGACGCGCAGCAATGTCCAGACGGCGCAGCAGATGTACGACGCCGTCATGGCCGATGTTGCGCGCAACGACATTTTCATCGCCGTGGCGGCGGTCGCCGACTGGCGGGTGAAGGACGTGGCGCACGACAAGATCAAGAAGACGGGCGATGCGGATGTACCGACGCTCGAATTCGTCCAGAACCCGGACATTCTCGCCGCGGTGGCGCAACTGCCAAGCCCGCCGTACTGCGTGGGCTTTGCGGCCGAGTCGGGCGATCTGGAAAAGCATGGTGCGCAAAAACGTCAGCGCAAACAGGTGCCGCTGCTCGTGGGCAATCTCGGACCCGCCACGTTCGGTCAGGACGAGAACGAAGTCATTCTGTTCGATGCGGCGGGCCAGAAGCGTCTGCCGCGCGCCGACAAGCAGTCGCTTGCGCGCAGTCTGATTGTCGAGATCGCCGCGCGCCTGCCGTCGCGCAAGCCGGCTTGATCGCACCGATTGCGCGGATTGCGCGGATTGCGCGAATTGCGCCGAACACACCCGCAATACCCCTACAGGCAGTCCGTCTGTCATTGTCGTTGTCCGGCGACGCTGACAGACTGGGGGGATGCGCGGCGGGGCAGCCGAACGGTCTGAATGTTCCGAACGCTCCGGACGTTCCATACGTTTCACGTGCTCCGCGCTTTGCACGCTTTCACCTCGTTCGGCTTGTCGTCCGTCGGTCCACCGGCCCTCGGGCCAGAGCCTTCGAAAACCATCAAAATGACGCAACCTCCTTCCCCCGCGCGGCCGACCGTCAGTGTCTACGGGACCCTGAGCATGCTCGCCGGGATCATGTTCTTTGGCTTCATGACGATCGGCATGCCGCTGCCCGTGCTGCCGGTGTACGTCCATGAAACGCTCGGCTTCGGCTCGTTCGTCGTCGGGGTGACCATCGGCATTCAGTCGGTCGTCACGCTGCTGCTGCGCTCATACGCCGGGCGCACTGTAGACACGCGCGGCCCGCGTCACGCTGTACTCACGGGCCTGTTCGGCTGTGCCGCTGCGGGCGTGCTGTATCTCGTCGCATCGGTCATCCCCACGCCCGCGCTCGCGCTGGGCGTGCTGCTCGCCGGACGCGTCGTGCTGGGCTTCGGGGAAAGCCTGCTGCTCACGGGCGGCATGTCGTGGGGCATCGGCCTGCTCGGCGCAACGCACGCCAGCAAGGCCATCTCGTGGCAAGGCGTGTCGATGTACACCGCGCTCGCGGTTGGCGCGCCGTTCGGTGCGTTCTTGCTGCAAGCGGCGGGCTTCACCATCGTTTCGCTCGTCAACGTCGGCTTGCCGGCCATCGCATTCGCCATCGCGCTGCGCTTACCTGCGGCGGCGCCCGTGGGCGGCACGCGTCTGTCGTTCTTCAAGGTGGTCGGTCTGGTGTGGCGACCCGGTCTTGCCATGACACTCGGCAGCATCGGCTATGCGGTGATCGCTGCGTTCATCACGCTGTTTTACGCAAGCCACGGCTGGTCAGGCGCGGCGTTTGCGCTCACGCTCTACAGCGGCACGTTCATCGCGATGCGCATACTGTTCTCGCACGCGGTCGATCGTTTCGGCGGACGCCGCGTCGCCATGTGCTCGCTGGTTTTCAGCGCCATCGGTCAATTTTTTTTGTGGGGGGCGGTCAATCCGCACATGGCGCTGGTCGGCGCCGGCCTGACGGGCGTGGGGTTCTCGCTGGTGTTTCCGGCGCTTGGTGTGGAAGCGCTGCGTCAGGTCCCTGCGCAAAACCGTGGCGCGGCACTGGCCGCCTACTCCGCGTTCTTCGACCTCGCTTTGGGCCTGATCGGGCCAATGGCCGGGCTGGTGGCCAACTTCTTCGGCTACGCCTCGATTTTTCTGTGCGGCGCCCTCGGCGGCATTGTGGCCAT harbors:
- the ileS gene encoding isoleucine--tRNA ligase, translating into MSEKKAPSKYPVNLLDTPFPMRGDLPKREPLWVRQWQEKKIYDKIRKASKGRPKFILHDGPPYANGDIHIGHAVNKILKDMIVKARSLAGFDAAYVPGWDCHGMPIEIQIEKQFGKHLPVREVQEKARAYAAVQIERQKADFERLGVLGDWDNPYKTMNFSNEADELRALAKILENGYVYRGLKPVNWCFDCGSALAEAEVEYKDKTDLAIDVGFAFAEPEKVAKAFGLSKLPRDDGYIVIWTTTPWTIPSNQALNVHPEVEYALVSTERGLLILATDRVDECLKTYGLHGEIIARTQGEALSLLRFRHPLAAVAAANGGYDRTSPVYLGDYVTTDTGTGIVHSAPAYGVEDFVSCKAHDMPDSEIRMPVLGDGRYQDSLPLFGGQSIWDANPQIVEALREAGSLFHSFKYTHSYMHCWRHKSPIIYRATNQWFAGMDVKPVDGAPGNGQTLREIALAGIEATEFFPSWGKQRLHNMIAHRPDWTLSRQRQWGVPMAFFVHKETGALHPRTPELLEAVAKRVELEGIEAWQTLDPVELLGDEAKDYVKNRDTLDVWFDSGTTHWHVLRGSHAHELGFPADLYLEGSDQHRGWFHSSLLTASMLDGRPPYKALLTHGFTVDGQGRKMSKSIGNTIVPQEVAGKLGAEIIRLWVASTDYSGELSISDEILKRVVESYRRIRNTLRFLLANLADYDHAKHAMAADQWLEIDRYAVALAQSLQTEVLGHYDRYEFHPVVSKLQTFCSEDLGGFYLDILKDRLYTSAPDAPARRAAQNALYHITHGLLKVMAPFLSFTAEEAWQVFQPGNDTIFTETYYAYPEVAQGTRLLEKWHLLRTVRGDVTKALEEARAAEQIGSSLQAEVDVRVSGRKYDVLASLGDDLRFVLITSAAKVTQVASDAEEGVVVTPSTHQKCERCWHYREDVGADTAHPTLCGRCVSNLFGSGEHRSAA
- the coaBC gene encoding bifunctional phosphopantothenoylcysteine decarboxylase/phosphopantothenate--cysteine ligase CoaBC — encoded protein: MERGELAGKTIVLGLTGGIACYKSAELTRLLIKAGATVQVVMTEAATQFITPLTMQALSGRPVFTSQWDNRIDNNMAHIDLSREADAILVAPTSTDFLAKLAHGMADDLLSTLCVARDCPLLVAPAMNRQMWANPATQRNAATLRGDGVTILGPGSGDQACGEIGDGRMLEPEDLYEALAGFFQTKRLAGRRVLITAGPTFEPIDPVRGLTNLSSGKMGFALARAAAQAGADVHLIAGPTSLATPYGVTRSNVQTAQQMYDAVMADVARNDIFIAVAAVADWRVKDVAHDKIKKTGDADVPTLEFVQNPDILAAVAQLPSPPYCVGFAAESGDLEKHGAQKRQRKQVPLLVGNLGPATFGQDENEVILFDAAGQKRLPRADKQSLARSLIVEIAARLPSRKPA
- the lspA gene encoding signal peptidase II, whose protein sequence is MASKAGARAGAKRTSAGAARSGSTFGLAPWLGIAVIAILLDQVTKLTILKTFQYGEFRPLTSFFNLVLVYNKGAAFSFLAAAGGWQRWFFTLLGVVAATVIVWLLKRHNGQKMFCLSLSLILGGALGNVIDRVIYGHVIDFLDFHVGGWHWPAFNVADSAICVGAVLLVIDELRRVRRGK
- a CDS encoding MFS transporter, whose protein sequence is MTQPPSPARPTVSVYGTLSMLAGIMFFGFMTIGMPLPVLPVYVHETLGFGSFVVGVTIGIQSVVTLLLRSYAGRTVDTRGPRHAVLTGLFGCAAAGVLYLVASVIPTPALALGVLLAGRVVLGFGESLLLTGGMSWGIGLLGATHASKAISWQGVSMYTALAVGAPFGAFLLQAAGFTIVSLVNVGLPAIAFAIALRLPAAAPVGGTRLSFFKVVGLVWRPGLAMTLGSIGYAVIAAFITLFYASHGWSGAAFALTLYSGTFIAMRILFSHAVDRFGGRRVAMCSLVFSAIGQFFLWGAVNPHMALVGAGLTGVGFSLVFPALGVEALRQVPAQNRGAALAAYSAFFDLALGLIGPMAGLVANFFGYASIFLCGALGGIVAILMIARLPQAGSGTAPVDASAGSGH
- a CDS encoding bifunctional riboflavin kinase/FAD synthetase, with amino-acid sequence MRVFRGLPNAQSKAPCVLTIGNFDGVHLGHQALLARVRAAAAARGLPVCVMTFEPHPREYFTPDKAPARISNLRDKFEALRAHGVDRLVVEHFNAHFAGQSPEDFVRHIIVDGLHTRWLLVGDDFRFGAKRAGDIEYLRDAGRRFDFVVEQMPTIAHDGVRISSSEVRSALAEGNFERAHALLGRPYAITGHVVHGMKLGRKLGFPTLNLRIAHKHPALTGIFVVQVHGLADKPLPAVASLGLRPTVDDSGRVLLEVHLLDFVGDCYGKLVRVEFLQKLRDEAKFDGLAELEAAIAQDTREARAYFAHALDANSPSARRDFATSATDRIS